Genomic segment of Candidatus Methanosuratincola sp.:
AACAGAACCTTTATTGTATTCTTCGCGAAGGTTGTTTTTCAACATCTGTAAATTCTCAGGATCAAGATCAGCAATTTCATCAACTAAAACTATTTTCTTCCTATGTGGATCCATTTTCTTAAAGACCCCGGTAAGCGTTGTGATTTTACTTTGTCCTTGTGAAAGTTTATCAATTGGAATCTGCCTATTTTCCTTTGTTATGAAGACATTTTTTTCTATATCAAAAAACTGTATCTCATGAAGCCTACAATCAAAGGCTACAGGCTCAAACTGATTTCCCAAATATTCTCCTACATCCTTCACAAACTTTTCATAATCATTCAACCCAAAGCCAGGTCTTTTCTCCAAAGAAGCAAATTGCTCTCGTGCTTGAGATGGGTTTTGAAGAATCTGAATCCACTGAAAGATGTTCTCACGCAAACGAGATATTGTCTCATATAAATCTTTCAATTCTTTTTCTTTTCCTTCATACTTGGGTTTCCTTGCAGCATTCTCACGATGCAAATTGAGGTTTTCTTGAGTCTTTGTTATGAGGGTTTCGTCTGTTCGGATTGAAATCTCCAATTCTTGTAGTTCCTTTTGGATATCTTCTGGTGTTCCTTCCACCCCAGCGAGTTCGCCCCATTTAGAAAGAAGCTCATTTCTGTTTTCTTGCAACGCAACCTGCAAATCTATATATCTTTTTTGAACATCAAGAAATGATTTCTGAACATCATCAAACTCTCTCAAAGCTTCGTTTTTTTGAGACAACTCATGGATTTTTTCCTGAATTTTGTCGATTTCTGCAATCATTTTTTTTCTCTCATTCATCACATTCTTCAGAGTATTTAACAGAATAAGTACTCTATCGGAAGCTAATTTTACTTTTATTGCTCGGAGATCCCGTAAGACTTCGTTGACTGGTTTGTCAATCAGAGGGACCATGTCATTTGCAGGATATTTTTGGAAGAAGTCAATCATATCTTCTACAATCCTCAATTCGACGGCTTTTTTCTGTTCTTGTGGTTGGACTTTCCTGTTCAGCTCATTAAGCTCAGACCAGTCGTTTTCTAAGAGTTTTTCGCTTTGAATTGAAATTCCATAAGAGCTTAAGGAGCTGCATATCTGAATAATTCTACTATCCACTTCTTTTAGCTTTTCATTAGCTAATTTAAAGTTCCACCTCTCTTTCGTAAGCTTTGCAACAATATCTGCGCCTGTCTTGCCTTTCAATTGGTCATATCTTTTTCCAAGGGCCTTGTATTCAGCGGTTATCTCATATTCTTGGCTTAACAGTTCAAGTTTCTTTTTTATTTGCTCTTTGAGTTCCACTTTTTTTAGTTTTTCTTGTAATTCAACTTGCCGTTGTTTCGCCTTTTTTATGGTTTGCTCCAATTTTTCAATTTCTTGGGTCATTTCTTTTTCTTTTCTCTTGAAATTATAGAATTCATCGATATCCATGAGATGTTTGTTAATTTCGCTTTGCAGAGAAACCAATCCTTTTTCAAGATCATAGAAATACTTGCTCAGCTTTCCCAAGCTGGCGCTTACTACTTTCTTTGGGTCGTCTTCTGTTAGAAAAACCACCTCGAATTTTTTGTCGATTGTCTCCACTGAGATTGGTTTTGAGTT
This window contains:
- a CDS encoding AAA family ATPase; translation: MFEFKMSYLEPGYHKPGDLPFSFPPQGSDSKTETNLVEIEGRNGTGKTTLLNCLALALGYLDQEKELERKPILKRKLQDFDENKTLEYYFRVYCDKPEPIDLIMQRTKGQKPQYFLNSKPISVETIDKKFEVVFLTEDDPKKVVSASLGKLSKYFYDLEKGLVSLQSEINKHLMDIDEFYNFKRKEKEMTQEIEKLEQTIKKAKQRQVELQEKLKKVELKEQIKKKLELLSQEYEITAEYKALGKRYDQLKGKTGADIVAKLTKERWNFKLANEKLKEVDSRIIQICSSLSSYGISIQSEKLLENDWSELNELNRKVQPQEQKKAVELRIVEDMIDFFQKYPANDMVPLIDKPVNEVLRDLRAIKVKLASDRVLILLNTLKNVMNERKKMIAEIDKIQEKIHELSQKNEALREFDDVQKSFLDVQKRYIDLQVALQENRNELLSKWGELAGVEGTPEDIQKELQELEISIRTDETLITKTQENLNLHRENAARKPKYEGKEKELKDLYETISRLRENIFQWIQILQNPSQAREQFASLEKRPGFGLNDYEKFVKDVGEYLGNQFEPVAFDCRLHEIQFFDIEKNVFITKENRQIPIDKLSQGQSKITTLTGVFKKMDPHRKKIVLVDEIADLDPENLQMLKNNLREEYNKGSVLLAVIVRPTQNSSKSVEIKGWC